A stretch of DNA from Sphingomonas sp. SORGH_AS_0879:
CGGCCTCCAACGAACTGGGCGAGTTCGAGAGCGGGGTGATGGCCTCGATCCTCGGCCCCGTGGGCGCGGTGGTGTTCGGCGGGGTCGGTGCGATCGGCGTCACCCTGCTCTGGTCGCGGCTGTTTCCGGAACTCCGGCGCGCGCGAACCTTTGACCCTCCCGAGATCCTTGCAACCGAACCAACCCACGGAGAAGCCAAGCCATGAAGGCCAACACCATCCTGGAAACGATCGGCAACACGCCACATATCAAGCTCCAGCGGCTGTTCCCCGGATCGGAGGTCTGGATCAAGTCCGAACGCTCCAATCCCGGCGGCTCGATCAAGGACCGAATCGCGCTGGCGATGGTCGAGGCGGCGGAGGCCAGCGGCCAGTTGAAGCCCGGCGGCACCATCGTCGAGCCGACCAGCGGCAATACCGGCGTCGGCCTTGCGATGGTCGCGGCGGTCAAGGGTTACAAGCTGATCCTGGTCATGCCCGAATCCATGTCGATCGAGCGCCGCCGCCTGATGCTGGCTTATGGCGCGACCTTCGACCTGACGCCACGTGAGAAGGGCATGAAGGGCGCGATCGAACGCGCGCTGGAGATCGTGCGCGAGACACCGGGCGCCTGGATGCCGCAGCAGTTCGAGAACCCGGCCAATATCGACGTTCACGTCCGCACGACGGCACAGGAAATCCTGAACGACTTCCGCGATTCGCCGATCGACGTCATCATCACCGGCGTCGGCACGGGCGGCCATATCACCGGCGTCGCCGAGACGTTGAAGAAGGAATGGCCCGGCCTCAAGGTCTATGCGGTCGAGCCCGCCGCCTCACCGGTCATCCAGGGCGGCCAGCCGGGCCCGCACCCGATCCAGGGGATCGGCGCGGGTTTCATCCCCGCCAATCTCCACACCCAGGCGATCGACGGGGTGATCGAGGTCGACGCCAATGTCGCCAAGGACATGGCGCGTCGTTCGGCGCGGGAAGAGGGGCTGCTGGTCGGCATTTCCTCGGGCGCGACGCTGGCTGCCATCCTTCAGAAGCTGCCCGACCTGCCCGAGGGGGTCCGCGTCCTGGGCTTCAATTACGACACGGGCGAGCGTTATCTGTCGGTGCCGGACTTCCTGCCCGAACAGTGATCGACAGTCCCACGCCGCGCGGCGGCCTCCGCGCGGCACTGTTCGCCCCTTTGATCGTGATCGCCGGTACGGCCAGCGTCGTACCGGCTTTGCTCGTGGCGAACGCCCCCGCCATCCCTCACGGCTCGCACGCGTCGCCCCAGCGGTCGGCGCGTCCGCAGCGCGTGGTGCCCCCCGCCGAACTACCCCCGGTCGAGCCGGTCGCCTTCATCGACATGAGCCCGGACGAGGCGCGGGCGTATAACGAAGGCGTCCCCTTCTCGTCCGATCCCAATCCGGCGGCGCGCCCCTTCGTCTTTCGCGGCACGGCGGAGGACAAGGCGCGTGCGCTCGACTGTCTGGCGGCGGGCGTGCTCTATGAAGCGGGCGACGATGCCAAGGGCGAGCAGGCGGTGGCGCAGGTCGTGCTCAACCGCCTCCGCCATCCGGCTTTCCCGAAGACGGTGTGCGGCGTGGTGTTCGAGGGGCAGGAGCGCTCGACCGGCTGCCAGTTCACCTTCACCTGCGATGGCGCGCTGACCAAATGGCAGCCGCCCGAAGCCGCCTGGGCCCGCGCCCGCGAAATCGCGGCCATGGCGCTGAACGGCAGGGTCTTCCGCCCCGTCGGCCATGCCACCCATTATCATACCGACTGGGTCGTGCCCTATTGGCAGGCCAGCCTCGATAAAGTCGCAGCGGTCGGCAGCCATTTGTTCTTCCGCTGGTCCGGCTGGTGGGGCACGCCCCCTGCCTTCAACCGGCACCAGGTGGCGGGCGAGCCGGTCCTCGCCCAACTCGCACCCTTCTCACCCCCGCATCGCGCCGGGGCCGAGGCGAGCGGAGAGGCGGGCGCGGCGCTGGCCGAGGGCGCCGTCGCCACGGGCACGGCGGCTCCGCTCGCGAGCGATCCGGACATGTTCCTTGTGACGCTACCCGGTAGCCTCGCGCCCGAGGGGTTCGCGGCGTTCGCTCTGAAGCTGTGCGGAGAGCGCAAGCATTGCACCGTCATGGCCTGGCGCGACGGCGTCGCGCCGCCATCCACCGTACCGCTGACATCGGGACAGATGGACGCGATGGCGTTCAGCTATCTCCGTGATACTGCAGCGGGGCTGGAGCGGACGCTTTGGAACTGCACGCTCTATCCGGCGCTGCGCGGTCCCAGGTGCATGAAGCGACAGGTAATGACGGTCATGCCCCCCGCCCCCGTGCCAAGCCCGACGCCGCAAGCCAGCGCGACACCGACAGCACCGGGCGAATTGGGCGGCGTCCGCCGCGCCAGCAGCGCGACTATCGATCCGCAAAAGCCCTGATCGTCGCTTCAATCCTGATGCGACTGGACCAAGGCCACGAATTCGGTCAACTCGGCGATGGCGGCATCGATATCACGCTTCTGCGCCTGTAGCGCGTCGATCTTGGCGGTGCAGCGGGCGACGGTCACCTCCCGCTGCTGACGCCGACCGTCGCCCAGATCGTAGAGGTCGATCATCTCGCGAATATCGGCCAGGCTGAACCCCACCCGCTTGCCACGCAGGATCCACGCCAACCGGGCGCGATCCCGTTGCGAATAGATGCGCTGCGTTCCCCGCCGCTCGGGAGAGATCAGCCCTTCGTCCTCATAGAAACGCAATGCGCGAGCGGTGACGCCGAACTCGGTGCAGAGCTGTGTAATGGAATAATCATCGCGGTCGCTCCGGGAGGGGGTCACGGCAGGAGCGGTGGGCTTGGACATGGCCGCGAAGGCTAAATGCCGTTTACGTGCACGTCAATCGACCTGCTCACGCGCCGCAGAGAGCGATCCCCTGGCCGTTGCGCAGGGTGCTCGCCTCGGCGGTCGAGGCGCTGATCCGCTCGACGATCAAAGCTGACAGGCTGGCGCGACCGGTACATAGCGTGTTGCACTCGGTCGGCAGGCGGGCGGGGAATTGGATGGTCTCGCCATCGAAATTCGCGGTGAAGCGGCAGCCCCCCAGCGCGACGTTCAAATCCGGCCCGCTCCGTTGCAATGTGCCGCGCGCCGTGCACCCCTGCCCCTCGCCATAGTCCAGGATCACGCCGATTCGCCGCATCCCGCCCGATTGGGGGACGATGCACATGCGGTCCGTGTCGCGCGACCAGATGCCGTCGAGCGGCGCGGCGGCGGGATCGGCGACCAGACCGGCGGCGATGCTCGCCCGCTCCAGCCGCTCACCGGCGGCATTCCCGTCCGCTTCGCCTTCCGAGGAACCGCAAGCCGCCGTCAGCCCGGCGAGCAACAGGATCGCCCAGTGCCAGGTCACGCGACCGGCGCCAACCCGTCACCCTCGATCCGCCGGTAGAAGCAACTGCGTCGCCCCGTGTGACAGGCCGGACCGGCAGGATCACAGATCAGCCAGATCGCATCCTGGTCGCAGTCAATGCGCATCTCCACGACGCGCAGGACATTGTTGGAGCTTTCCCCCTTCTTCCAAAGCCGCCCCCGGCTGCGCGACCAGAAATGCGCCTCGCCGGTATTCCGGGTGGCGTCGAGCGCTTCCTCATTCATATGCGCGACCATCAACAACTCGCCGCTCGCGCGGTCAGTGGCGATCGCGGTCAGCAATCCGTTCGCGTCGAATTTGGGATCGAGCGTCAGCCCGGTGTCTCGATAGTCGGCCATGGGGTGGCGTTAAAGCGGAATACCGGCGGAGTCATCCATTGCCAGCGTTGCCAGGTCCGCCACCTCACCCGTGGTCGCGAATCGCCTTGATCAGCGCGGACTTGTCCATCCTGGACCGCCCGGCGATCCCGATCTCGCGGGCTTCGTTCATCAACTCGTCCTTGGTGCGGTCCTCCAGATGGGTGGAGCGATGCTTCAAGCTGCCCTTCGCCTTGGCATTGGCGATACGCGCCGCTTTCTCCTTGGATTGCCCCTGCTTGCGGAGTTCCTCGTACAGCCCGTCATCCTTGATATGGGCTCCGTGATCGCGCGCCATATGGCATCTCCTGCTTTCTGGCCCGAAACGCTGCTTTCGGCAAAATGATCCCGGCAACCATGACAAACAGGCGACAAACGCAGATCACGTTCCTATATGCGCCCCGTCTGCCCCTTAGTTGCGAACGTTGCGAGCGCCTCTCCCCATGCTGACCACCAACCCCTTCGACGACGACAAACTCCGCGAGGAATGCGGCATCTTCGGCGTGTCCGGCGCCGACGGCGCGGCGGCACTGACCGCCCTCGGCCTGCACGCGCTCCAGCATCGCGGCCAGGAAGCGGCGGGGATCACCAGCTTCGACGGGACGCTGTTCCATACGCACCGCGCCATGGGCCATGTCGCGGGCAATTTCGACCGTGACGACGTGATTCGCGGCCTGCCGGGCGATGTCGCCTGCGGCCATGTCCGCTATTCGACCACCGGCGAAACCGCGCTGCGCAACGTCCAGCCGCTTTATGCCGATCTGTCGACCGGCGGCTTCGCCATCGCGCATAACGGCAATATCTCCAACGCGATGAAGCTGCGTCGCGAACTCGTCCGTCGCGGTTCGATCTTCCAGTCGACCAGCGATACCGAGACGATCATCCATCTGGTCGCCACTTCCAACTACCGCACCCTGCTCGACCGGTTCATCGACGCGCTGAAGCAGGTCGAGGGCGCCTACTCCCTCATCGTGATGACGCCCGAGGGCATGATCGCCTGCCGCGATCCGCTGGGCATCCGGCCGCTGGTCATGGGCCGCCTCGACGGTTCGGTGATCTTCGCCTCGGAGACGGTAGCGCTCGACGTGTGCGGCGCGACCTTCGAGCGCGCGGTAGAGCCGGGCGAACTGGTCATCGTGCAGGGCAACGAGATCCGCTCGATCCACCCGTTCCAGTCGGTCGCCCCCCGCCCCTGCATCTTCGAATGGGTCTATTTCAGCCGCCCCGATTCGATCGCGGGCGACCAGTCGGTCTATTCGGTCCGCAAGGAAATCGGTGCGCAGCTTGCGCATGAAGCGCCGGTCGATGCCGATCTGGTCATCCCGGTTCCCGATTCGGGCGTCCCCGCCGCGATCGGCTATGCCCAGGCGTCGGGCATTCCGTTCGAACTGGGCATCATCCGCTCGCACTATGTCGGTCGCACCTTCATCCAGCCGGGTGACAAGGTCCGGCATCTGGGCGTCAAGCTGAAGCACAATGCCAATCGCGCGCTGATCCAGGGCAAGAAGGTCGTCCTGATCGACGATTCGATCGTGCGCGGCACCACCAGCCTCAAGATCGTGCAGATGATGCGCGAAGCCGGCGCGGCGGAGGTGCATATGCGCATCGCCAGCCCGCCGACCCGGCATAGCTGCTTCTACGGCGTCGACACGCCCGAGCGCGCCAAGCTGCTCGCCGCCAAGCTGGACCTGGGCGGCATGACCGACTTCATCCATGCCGACAGCCTGTCCTTCGTGTCGATCGAGGGGCTGTACAAGGCGCTGAACGCGGCGCGCGGCGATACGCCCAGCTATTGCGACGCCTGCTTCACCGGCGACTATCCGACGACGCTGACCGACCATGACGAAACCGCGCCGGTCGATCAGTTCCAGTTGCTGGCGGAGCGGGTCGCCTGATGGCGGGGGCGCTGTCTGGCAAGCTGGCCCTCGTCACCGGGGCCAGCCGGGGGATCGGTGCCGCGACCGCCATCGCGCTGGGGGCGGCGGGGGCGCATGTCGTCCTGACCGCCCGCACCCCCAAGGGGCTGGAAGAGGTCGAGGAGACCATCTTCAACGCGGGCGGATCGGCGACGATCGCCCCGCTCGACCTGGCGGAAAACGACTCGATCGCCCGCCTCGCCGCCGCGATCGGCGAACGCTGGCAGGCGCTGGACGTGATGGTCCTGAACGCCGCGATGCTGGGTTCGCTGGCCGCCGTGCCCGCCATAGACCCTAAGGAATTCGCCCGCGTCCTGACCCTGAACGTCAGTGCGCAGGCCGCGCTGATCTCCGCCTTCGACCCGATGCTCCGGCGCTCGGATGCGGCGCGGGTGATCGGCGTCACGTCCTCGGTCGGGCGCAAGCCGCGCGCCTATTGGGGGGCGTACGGCGCGTCCAAGGCGGCGTTCGAGACGTTGCTGGGTGCCTATGGCGACGAAACCGCCGAGATCAGCCGAATCCGCACCGCGATCCTCGATCCCGGTGCGACGCGGACGGAGATGCGGGCCAAGGCCTATCCGGGTGAAGACCCTGCGTCGGTGAAAGCACCGGAGGTGGTGGCGGCGCGGATCGTGGAACTGGCGATCGGCGGTTTCGAGTCCGGGCATTTCGAGCGGGTGGGGTTGTAAGCTTGCGGCCACGGCTGGGCGTGGCCTTCGACTTCGCTCGGGCTGAACGGATGTTTGGAAGGGCGGCTATTCCCACCAGCCGTTCGGGTTGAACATAGTCGAAGGCCAAGGGAAAACCTCACCGCAACGTCGCGATGATCCCCGCCATCTCGAACACCGTTCCCTGCGCATCCAGCGACAGCCCGCGCGCCGCCCCGGCCAGATCCTGCGCCGCCGCATAGGCATCGAGCGCGGCCTTCAGCCCCGGCCCCGATCGCCCACGCGCCCGGTTCGCGATGAAGGCGGGCACTCGATCGAGAAACGCCTCGTACCGCGCCTGAGACGCTTTGCCTGCCAGCGCCTTGGCCAGCTTGACCCGCTCGGCATTGCCGGGGTCGCCAGTTTCAGCGATCCGCGCGATGGCGCTGTCCAGCCCGGCGATATTCAGTCCGGCGAAGCGCAAGGCCCGGCCCGGCGCACCGTCCGCCACCGCGACCAGCGCGGCGATCTCGTCCTCGTCCGCCTCGGGCAACTCCATCCGCAGCACGCGCGCAACGTCCGCGTCCGCCAGCCGCTCGAAACGCAGCAACCGACACCGCGACCGGATCGTCGGCAGCAATCGTCCCGGCGCATGGCTGACCAGCAGGAACACCGTTCCCGCCGGCGGCTCCTCCAGATTCTTCAGAAGCGCGTTCGCCCCGCCCCGCTCCAGATCGTCGATCGCGTCGATCAGCACGACCCGCGCCGGACCCATGGCGGGCGCGGTGGCGAACATCGGTTGCAGCGTGCGGACCTGCGCGATGGTGATCGAGCGCGCCAGATCCTGATCGGGCTTTTCCGCATCCTTGGGCAACCGCGCCATGACGCGAAAATCGGGATGTGACCCCGCCGCCATCAGTCGTGCGGTCGGATGCTCCTCGGGCACCGCCAGCCCGGGCGGCAAGGCCCCCGCCCCGCTCGCCCGCGCCAGCAGCCGCGTCGCCGCCGCCCGCGCGAAGCTCGCCTTGCCCACACCCTCCGGCCCGGCGATCAGCCAGGCATGGTGCAGCTTGGCGCCGCCCAGCGCGGCGGCAAAGGCGGCCTGCGCCGCATCATTGCCGACCGGCAGGGTCATGTTCGGCTCAACCGAAGAGCGAGGTCAGTCCGGCCCAGGCGCGGCCGAAAAAGCCCGCCTCGCCCACATCCTTGTCGGCGACCAGCGGCAGGCGCTGCGCGGGCATGTCGGGCGAACTGACGACCAGATCGGCGATATGCTGACCCGCCTTGATCGGCGCCTTGATTGGCCCCTGATAGACGACCTTGGCACTGATCGCCGGATCGAGTCCGGCGGGCAACGTCACGGTCAACTGGCGCGGCGCGACCAGCCCGACGCTGCCCGACGATCCCATCTGCACCTCGGCGTCGGCGACCTTCCTGCCCTGCGCCACCACG
This window harbors:
- the cysK gene encoding cysteine synthase A, producing MKANTILETIGNTPHIKLQRLFPGSEVWIKSERSNPGGSIKDRIALAMVEAAEASGQLKPGGTIVEPTSGNTGVGLAMVAAVKGYKLILVMPESMSIERRRLMLAYGATFDLTPREKGMKGAIERALEIVRETPGAWMPQQFENPANIDVHVRTTAQEILNDFRDSPIDVIITGVGTGGHITGVAETLKKEWPGLKVYAVEPAASPVIQGGQPGPHPIQGIGAGFIPANLHTQAIDGVIEVDANVAKDMARRSAREEGLLVGISSGATLAAILQKLPDLPEGVRVLGFNYDTGERYLSVPDFLPEQ
- a CDS encoding cell wall hydrolase, whose protein sequence is MIDSPTPRGGLRAALFAPLIVIAGTASVVPALLVANAPAIPHGSHASPQRSARPQRVVPPAELPPVEPVAFIDMSPDEARAYNEGVPFSSDPNPAARPFVFRGTAEDKARALDCLAAGVLYEAGDDAKGEQAVAQVVLNRLRHPAFPKTVCGVVFEGQERSTGCQFTFTCDGALTKWQPPEAAWARAREIAAMALNGRVFRPVGHATHYHTDWVVPYWQASLDKVAAVGSHLFFRWSGWWGTPPAFNRHQVAGEPVLAQLAPFSPPHRAGAEASGEAGAALAEGAVATGTAAPLASDPDMFLVTLPGSLAPEGFAAFALKLCGERKHCTVMAWRDGVAPPSTVPLTSGQMDAMAFSYLRDTAAGLERTLWNCTLYPALRGPRCMKRQVMTVMPPAPVPSPTPQASATPTAPGELGGVRRASSATIDPQKP
- a CDS encoding MerR family DNA-binding transcriptional regulator, yielding MSKPTAPAVTPSRSDRDDYSITQLCTEFGVTARALRFYEDEGLISPERRGTQRIYSQRDRARLAWILRGKRVGFSLADIREMIDLYDLGDGRRQQREVTVARCTAKIDALQAQKRDIDAAIAELTEFVALVQSHQD
- the hisI gene encoding phosphoribosyl-AMP cyclohydrolase — encoded protein: MADYRDTGLTLDPKFDANGLLTAIATDRASGELLMVAHMNEEALDATRNTGEAHFWSRSRGRLWKKGESSNNVLRVVEMRIDCDQDAIWLICDPAGPACHTGRRSCFYRRIEGDGLAPVA
- a CDS encoding Rho termination factor, producing the protein MARDHGAHIKDDGLYEELRKQGQSKEKAARIANAKAKGSLKHRSTHLEDRTKDELMNEAREIGIAGRSRMDKSALIKAIRDHG
- the purF gene encoding amidophosphoribosyltransferase — its product is MLTTNPFDDDKLREECGIFGVSGADGAAALTALGLHALQHRGQEAAGITSFDGTLFHTHRAMGHVAGNFDRDDVIRGLPGDVACGHVRYSTTGETALRNVQPLYADLSTGGFAIAHNGNISNAMKLRRELVRRGSIFQSTSDTETIIHLVATSNYRTLLDRFIDALKQVEGAYSLIVMTPEGMIACRDPLGIRPLVMGRLDGSVIFASETVALDVCGATFERAVEPGELVIVQGNEIRSIHPFQSVAPRPCIFEWVYFSRPDSIAGDQSVYSVRKEIGAQLAHEAPVDADLVIPVPDSGVPAAIGYAQASGIPFELGIIRSHYVGRTFIQPGDKVRHLGVKLKHNANRALIQGKKVVLIDDSIVRGTTSLKIVQMMREAGAAEVHMRIASPPTRHSCFYGVDTPERAKLLAAKLDLGGMTDFIHADSLSFVSIEGLYKALNAARGDTPSYCDACFTGDYPTTLTDHDETAPVDQFQLLAERVA
- a CDS encoding SDR family NAD(P)-dependent oxidoreductase, with translation MAGALSGKLALVTGASRGIGAATAIALGAAGAHVVLTARTPKGLEEVEETIFNAGGSATIAPLDLAENDSIARLAAAIGERWQALDVMVLNAAMLGSLAAVPAIDPKEFARVLTLNVSAQAALISAFDPMLRRSDAARVIGVTSSVGRKPRAYWGAYGASKAAFETLLGAYGDETAEISRIRTAILDPGATRTEMRAKAYPGEDPASVKAPEVVAARIVELAIGGFESGHFERVGL
- a CDS encoding AAA family ATPase, coding for MTLPVGNDAAQAAFAAALGGAKLHHAWLIAGPEGVGKASFARAAATRLLARASGAGALPPGLAVPEEHPTARLMAAGSHPDFRVMARLPKDAEKPDQDLARSITIAQVRTLQPMFATAPAMGPARVVLIDAIDDLERGGANALLKNLEEPPAGTVFLLVSHAPGRLLPTIRSRCRLLRFERLADADVARVLRMELPEADEDEIAALVAVADGAPGRALRFAGLNIAGLDSAIARIAETGDPGNAERVKLAKALAGKASQARYEAFLDRVPAFIANRARGRSGPGLKAALDAYAAAQDLAGAARGLSLDAQGTVFEMAGIIATLR